The DNA segment TCCTGCGCGAACAGCTTCTTCATAAAATCGGGGTGGGCGCGCGAAAGGAAGATCTGCGGGCCGCGGGTTTCACGGGCGACACGCAAGATCAGCGAACGGATACGGTCACCGACCCGGACCATTTCGCGCGGGATCTGCGCGTCGCGGCGGATGACGCCCTCGGCACGGCCAAGATCGACGACGACGTGGCCGAATTCGACCCGCTTGACGACGCCGGTGATGACTTCGCCCGCGCGGTCCTTGAATTCTTCATATTGGCGCTCGCGCTCGGCGTCGCGGACCTTCTGGAAGATGACTTGCTTGGCGGCCTGCGCGGCGATGCGGCCGAATTCGATCGGAGGCAACGGGTCGACGATGAAGTCGCCCAGCGCGGCACCCTTCTGCAGCTTCTCGGCGCCCTTCAGGTCAACCTGCTTGAAATAATCGTCGACCTCTTCGACCACTTCGAGGACGCGCCACAGGCGCAGGTCGCCGGTATTGGGGTCGAGCTTGGCACGAATGTCGTTCTCGGCGCCGTATCGGGCACGGGCAGCGCGCTGGATCGCGTCTTCCATCGCCTCGATGACGATCGCCTTGTCGATCAGCTTCTCGCGCGCGACGGCGTCGGCAATGGCCAGCAGTTCCGCCTTGTTGGCGGTCGCAGCTGCGGGAGAAGGAGCGGCAGTGGCCATGGTATTCAACCTTCCGTCTTGATCTGATCGGCGCCTTCGAGGCTGAGCGGCGCGGTGGCGTTAATAAGCTTGTCGGTCAAGATGAGCTTGGCCGACGCGATGTTCGAATAGGCGACCTGGCGTTCGCCCTTGGTGGTGGCGACGGTGATGATGTCGCCATCGACCCCGCAAATGTCGCCCGAGACCTGCTTGGCGCCGTCCTGCGGTTCGGCAAACCTGATCCTGGCCTCATGTCCGGTCCAATCGGCATAATCCTGGAGGCGGGTCAGCGGCCGGTCGATGCCGGGCGAGCTGACCTCCAGCCGATAGGGGCCGTCAACCGGGTCGCGGCCGGCGGCTTCCTCAGCGTCGATCAGCTCCGACAAGGCGCGTGAAAGCGTCTCGCAATCGCCCAGCGTCAGCTGCCGCGTGTCGGGCCGTTCCGCCATCACCTGAAGGGTCGGGTCAGTCTTGCCGCCGATCATCGCGACGCGCACAAGCGCCAAGCCTTGCGCCTTGACGGCGGGCTCGATCAAGCGGGCGAGGGCAGTGGTATCGGTCAACTAGGCTCCAGGTGCATATCCAAGTCCTCCCGGCGCCGGGCCGATCCCCGGCCCGGCCTCAAGCATCTGGTGATGTCGAGGAGAGGACCGCCATATAGGCGCGAGCGCGACGCCGCGCAAGCCGAAGAGTCAGCGGCCAAGCGCGCGATTTTCGGCGCTGATCCTAACGGCGAGAATCCCCCCGTTGAGCAGGGAGAAAATCAATGCGACCTGCCAGAGGCCGAAGATGAGCGGGAGAATGGCGATTTCGGCCATTACCACCAGGTAATTGGGATGATCGACGAAGCGGTAGGGGCCGGCCGAGACTAGCTTTTCGCCCGGCACGACGATGATCCGCGTCGTCCAGCGCGAACCGAGCGTCCGCAGCACCCAGATTCTGCCACCTTCGACGAGCAGGAATAACGCGACCATGGGCAGGCTGACCGGGCGGCCGGGCGCAAACAACCACAGACTTGCAAGCCAGGCGGCGTGCAGCAGGACGATGAAGGGATAATGTCCAGGTGCGACTTCTTGTCCGCCGGCTGCAAGAAGGCGGAGCGTATTGGCGCGGGCGATCGGCAGCTCGACGAGCCGCTGCAGCGTCACGAAGCCGAGGATCGCGACCGTAGGCCAGATCATCGCCGCTCCAGCAGCATGGCGGCGCAGGTGAAGCCGGGTCCAAAAGCGGTCAGCATCGTCCGGTCTGGAAGGCCGCGCGCAATCAGCCGGTCCAGCGCGAACAGCACGGTCGGCGCGCTCATGTTGCCACAGGAGCGAAGCACTTCGCGTTCGATATCGAGCGTGCCGCCGGGCAGCGCGAGCGCCGTTTCGATAGCGTCGATGACCTTGACCCCGCCGGGATGACAGCAGAACCGGTCAATGTCGCCGCGCGACAGGTTCATCCCGTCCAGAAGTTCGTCGACCGCGCCGGCAAGTTGCGCCTCGACAAAGGGCGGAATGGCCCGGTCGAACACCACCGCCAGGCCGGGATCCTCGACGCGCCAGCCCATGATTCCCAGCGTATCGGGCCACATCCGCTCGCCCGCTGCGGCGATGGTCGCGATTCCCTGCCCGCCAGATTCGACCACTGCCGCGGCGGCGCCGTCGCCGAAAATCGCGGTGGCGACGATCGCCGCCGGGTCGTCGCTGTCGAGCCGGATGGCGATTGAGCAGGTCTCGACAGTCACGAACAGCCAGCGGCTGCCGGGGCTGGCTGAGGCAAGCCGTGCCGCGGTCGCGAGACCGCTGACGCCGCCAGCGCAGCCCAGTCCGAACAAGGGCACGCGCGCGATGGCGGGGCTGAGCCCGATCGCCGGTCCGTTTCTGGCCTCGAGGCTGGGCGTGGCGATCCCGGTGGTGGACACGGTGACAACGCCATCGATGTCGGCCGGCTTAAGACCGGCATCGGCGATG comes from the Sphingomonas xanthus genome and includes:
- the rimP gene encoding ribosome maturation protein RimP; this encodes MTDTTALARLIEPAVKAQGLALVRVAMIGGKTDPTLQVMAERPDTRQLTLGDCETLSRALSELIDAEEAAGRDPVDGPYRLEVSSPGIDRPLTRLQDYADWTGHEARIRFAEPQDGAKQVSGDICGVDGDIITVATTKGERQVAYSNIASAKLILTDKLINATAPLSLEGADQIKTEG
- a CDS encoding type III polyketide synthase, which produces MNQASLLSVATALPPHSVSQADAKAKARALFGGRPALFDRLAKVFDNAGIARRHIVAPLDWYGGDHGWEARNHLYLDAADALFCEVATKAIADAGLKPADIDGVVTVSTTGIATPSLEARNGPAIGLSPAIARVPLFGLGCAGGVSGLATAARLASASPGSRWLFVTVETCSIAIRLDSDDPAAIVATAIFGDGAAAAVVESGGQGIATIAAAGERMWPDTLGIMGWRVEDPGLAVVFDRAIPPFVEAQLAGAVDELLDGMNLSRGDIDRFCCHPGGVKVIDAIETALALPGGTLDIEREVLRSCGNMSAPTVLFALDRLIARGLPDRTMLTAFGPGFTCAAMLLERR
- a CDS encoding isoprenylcysteine carboxyl methyltransferase family protein, whose protein sequence is MIWPTVAILGFVTLQRLVELPIARANTLRLLAAGGQEVAPGHYPFIVLLHAAWLASLWLFAPGRPVSLPMVALFLLVEGGRIWVLRTLGSRWTTRIIVVPGEKLVSAGPYRFVDHPNYLVVMAEIAILPLIFGLWQVALIFSLLNGGILAVRISAENRALGR